The following coding sequences lie in one Rhodopirellula bahusiensis genomic window:
- a CDS encoding ATP-dependent zinc protease family protein, with translation MTNDPSPQQPGTEFTGSKLLPTDPLVVIGWREWVGLPELRVRHVKAKIDTGARSSSLHAFDVDTYFENDVERVRFSIHPVQRRDDLHIEADVPILERRHVRSSNGNVSERIVIRTALEILRRRVMVDLTLANRDSMGFRMLVGREAIRNRFLVDSAASFLAGRRRRKRPGGNEPPRK, from the coding sequence ATGACAAACGATCCTAGTCCCCAACAGCCTGGAACGGAATTCACCGGCTCGAAACTACTGCCCACGGATCCATTGGTCGTGATCGGGTGGCGAGAATGGGTCGGGTTGCCGGAGTTGAGAGTTCGTCATGTCAAAGCAAAGATTGACACCGGAGCACGATCCAGTTCGCTTCATGCATTCGATGTGGACACCTATTTCGAAAACGATGTCGAACGAGTTCGATTCTCGATTCACCCCGTTCAGAGACGAGATGACCTGCACATCGAAGCCGACGTGCCGATCCTGGAACGCCGGCACGTGCGCAGCAGCAACGGAAACGTCAGCGAACGGATTGTGATTCGTACCGCACTGGAAATTTTGCGTCGCCGCGTGATGGTTGATTTGACACTCGCGAATCGTGACTCAATGGGTTTCCGAATGCTGGTGGGTCGCGAAGCCATTCGAAACCGATTCCTGGTCGACTCAGCCGCGTCCTTTTTGGCCGGTCGAAGACGACGCAAACGCCCCGGTGGGAACGAACCCCCACGCAAGTGA
- the lpxK gene encoding tetraacyldisaccharide 4'-kinase: MSWDYRPLLSGQLRDPFSYMARGALWCASGFYNLGARHRRHQYDSGAKETCEAGVPVISVGNLTTGGTGKTPVVADLCRRLRAMDFRVSIISRGYGASDGGMNDEAMELQERLPDVPHVQHPDRVEAARIAVEELAAEVLVMDDGFQHRRLRRDLDIVVVDATCPFGYGHVLPRGTLREPLDSVARADWVLITRVDQVDPEEVLAIRSTIAQYAPDCPVLETEHRPSTIQSSDGDWEAIEVLNDLPVALVSAIGNPDAFEQTVRDCGAIVVDHLRLPDHDAYERAAREKLRAWVTKLKGGKQPPQRLLCTHKDAVKLATDSVAGVPLGYMPIELAYRTSDEPIQLRLELLMGGSVEDQSSREDSA; the protein is encoded by the coding sequence ATGAGCTGGGACTATCGACCGCTACTGAGCGGCCAATTGCGAGATCCTTTTTCTTACATGGCTCGAGGAGCATTGTGGTGTGCCAGCGGATTTTACAACTTGGGTGCCAGGCATCGTCGCCACCAATATGACAGTGGCGCGAAAGAAACATGCGAGGCTGGCGTTCCGGTCATCAGCGTCGGCAATCTTACCACCGGCGGAACGGGCAAGACGCCGGTCGTGGCGGATCTGTGCCGCCGACTGAGAGCCATGGATTTTCGCGTGTCCATCATCAGTCGCGGCTACGGTGCCAGCGATGGTGGGATGAATGACGAAGCCATGGAGTTGCAAGAACGTTTGCCCGATGTGCCTCACGTTCAGCATCCCGACCGAGTCGAAGCAGCTCGAATCGCGGTGGAGGAGTTGGCCGCCGAGGTCTTGGTGATGGACGATGGTTTCCAACACCGACGACTGCGGAGAGATTTGGACATCGTGGTCGTCGATGCGACCTGCCCGTTTGGCTATGGTCATGTGCTGCCGCGAGGCACGCTGCGTGAACCACTTGATAGCGTGGCGCGAGCGGATTGGGTCTTGATCACTCGCGTGGACCAAGTCGATCCGGAGGAAGTGTTGGCGATACGTTCAACGATCGCGCAGTACGCTCCTGACTGTCCGGTCCTCGAAACGGAGCACCGTCCGTCAACCATTCAAAGTTCCGACGGCGATTGGGAGGCGATCGAAGTCTTGAATGACCTTCCCGTTGCCTTGGTGTCCGCGATCGGCAATCCGGATGCGTTTGAGCAAACCGTTCGCGATTGTGGAGCCATCGTGGTGGACCATCTTCGCCTGCCCGACCACGACGCATACGAGCGAGCCGCTCGCGAAAAGTTACGGGCTTGGGTCACCAAATTGAAAGGTGGCAAGCAGCCGCCGCAGCGTTTGCTGTGCACTCACAAAGACGCTGTGAAGTTGGCGACGGATTCCGTCGCCGGCGTGCCGCTTGGTTACATGCCCATCGAACTGGCCTATCGCACCTCCGACGAACCGATTCAGTTGCGTTTGGAGTTGCTGATGGGCGGTTCCGTCGAGGATCAATCGTCGCGAGAAGATTCGGCGTGA
- a CDS encoding RimK family alpha-L-glutamate ligase, whose amino-acid sequence MKLAILSCSPRCYSTRRLVEAAEQRGIKAKVLNTLKFAIDLAEGEPDLYYRSKQLSDYDGVLPRIGASITYFGTAVVRQFEQMDVFCANSSAGISNSRDKLRSLQILSRHQIGIPKTTFVRDRKDILPAIERVGGSPVIIKLLEGTQGVGVILAENVKVAEAIIETLQSTKQNVLVQQFVAESRGKDIRAFVIGDRVVAAMRRVAVGNEFRSNVHRGGQTEAVVLDETYAETAVRAAQIMGLRVAGVDMLEGANGPQVMEVNSSPGLEGIESATKLDIAGAIIDYMSAQVDFPEVDVRQRLTVSRGYGVTELHVRDGSDYVGKTIDESGLPELDINVLTLYRGTTVIPNPRLKRTLEPNDRLLCFGKLESMRGMVPEKVRKQRRPKIKRLPDSAATIHAESSRDD is encoded by the coding sequence TTGAAACTTGCCATCCTGTCTTGCTCACCACGTTGCTACAGCACGCGTCGCCTGGTGGAAGCCGCTGAACAACGCGGCATCAAAGCCAAAGTCCTGAACACGCTGAAGTTCGCCATCGACTTGGCCGAAGGTGAACCTGACCTTTACTATCGAAGCAAGCAGCTCAGCGATTATGACGGCGTCCTGCCACGGATCGGTGCCTCGATCACTTACTTCGGCACCGCTGTCGTTCGACAGTTCGAGCAAATGGACGTGTTCTGTGCGAACTCATCCGCCGGGATCAGTAACTCACGCGACAAGCTTCGCAGTTTGCAAATTCTCTCCCGACATCAAATCGGGATTCCCAAGACGACCTTCGTTCGCGATCGAAAAGACATCCTGCCCGCAATCGAGCGAGTCGGTGGCTCACCGGTCATCATCAAGTTGTTGGAAGGCACCCAAGGCGTTGGCGTGATTTTGGCAGAGAACGTGAAAGTCGCCGAAGCCATCATCGAGACTCTGCAAAGCACGAAGCAGAACGTCCTGGTGCAACAATTCGTCGCCGAAAGCCGCGGCAAAGACATTCGAGCGTTCGTGATTGGCGACCGCGTCGTTGCCGCGATGCGACGTGTTGCGGTGGGCAATGAATTCCGCAGCAACGTTCACCGCGGTGGTCAAACCGAGGCGGTCGTTCTGGACGAAACGTATGCCGAAACGGCTGTTCGAGCAGCACAAATCATGGGGCTTCGAGTTGCCGGAGTGGACATGCTCGAGGGTGCCAATGGCCCGCAGGTGATGGAGGTCAACTCATCGCCGGGTCTGGAGGGAATCGAGTCTGCCACGAAACTCGACATCGCCGGCGCGATCATCGATTACATGTCCGCTCAGGTTGACTTTCCCGAAGTCGATGTTCGCCAACGACTGACGGTCAGCCGCGGCTATGGAGTGACTGAACTGCACGTCCGTGATGGATCGGATTACGTCGGCAAAACGATCGACGAATCGGGGCTGCCGGAGTTGGACATCAACGTTTTAACGCTTTACCGCGGCACAACGGTGATCCCCAACCCGAGACTCAAACGCACGTTGGAACCCAACGATCGCTTGCTGTGCTTTGGGAAGTTGGAATCAATGCGAGGCATGGTTCCCGAGAAAGTCCGCAAACAACGCCGGCCGAAAATCAAACGCTTGCCCGATTCGGCGGCGACGATTCACGCCGAATCTTCTCGCGACGATTGA
- a CDS encoding DEAD/DEAH box helicase, translating to MNDNSPSAPESLSPRSATVEPDLDRDTLAEEYFELLPYEPYPVQEEALLAYFTGDTQPSEGGPAAQHGVLVCAPTGTGKTLIAEAAVYEALRTGKRMYYTTPLIALTDQKLDELRESAVRWGFSADQVGLVTGNRSVNADAPVLVVVAEILLNRLLNPDAFEFDDVTCVVMDEFHSFNDYERGVVWELTLGLLPKHVRTLLLSATVGNSMAFTSWLRNAHGRNLQLVQGTERKVPLQYEWVEDELLNEFCEKISAGDDEERRTPSLLFCFSRSLCWTNAEMLKGKSLIDKARQKELADILNAADFTNGVGPKLKQILMRGVGVHHAGILPRYRRIVEELFQKKLLSICVCTETLAAGINLPARSVVLPCLLKGPRDKKKLVDIASAQQIFGRAGRPQFDDRGYVYALAHEDDVKINRWREKYDSIPEDTKDPGLMRAKKQLKKKMPKRRAGESYWTETQFEQLQVAKSADLSSRGKVPWRLLAYLLSKDQSVQPIRELVGRRLMTPAQIEVAQKDLNRMLITMWSGGYIELQPLPRIAAERKPTPKGTKPGQPKSEQVDPKPAATGGLFGELLDEMRAAEPEAPPEQAAEEAQPLDDAEALAKRGYELEDYRPETANPTVRLERLVQLKSVNPLFGVFMADQLADADDQERIAVLESMLEVPGSVAKFARMPSYDMVPPGQLAQTRLDALLLQRGLATIEELGGGQEEEEEEVKDRGFGRVMFEEPRVWPLTIGEKLLRLFRDEFSKVDDVRVRPVWIVGELLEFGGDFNKYVTARKLQKEEGILFRHCLRMILLCDEMANVPPKGTTVETWEDWLDDIADTLTEACRKIDPQSTDETLSQSESPLTDDLTGGRRNVGKKEYKLTPSELAEDEEQTTP from the coding sequence ATGAACGACAACTCGCCATCGGCACCCGAATCGCTTTCCCCCCGCTCTGCCACCGTTGAGCCCGATCTTGATCGAGACACACTGGCGGAGGAGTATTTCGAGCTGCTTCCCTACGAGCCCTATCCGGTTCAAGAGGAAGCGTTGCTTGCCTATTTCACCGGCGACACCCAGCCGTCCGAAGGGGGCCCCGCGGCGCAGCATGGTGTGCTCGTTTGTGCCCCGACCGGAACGGGAAAAACGTTGATCGCCGAAGCTGCCGTTTACGAGGCACTTCGGACCGGCAAGCGGATGTACTACACCACGCCGCTGATCGCGCTGACGGATCAGAAGCTGGATGAACTTCGAGAGTCCGCTGTTCGTTGGGGTTTCTCCGCGGATCAAGTCGGCTTGGTGACCGGCAACCGCAGCGTCAACGCGGACGCGCCCGTTCTGGTGGTCGTGGCCGAGATTCTGCTCAACCGTTTGCTCAACCCGGACGCGTTCGAGTTTGACGATGTCACTTGCGTGGTGATGGATGAGTTCCACTCGTTCAATGATTATGAACGCGGTGTGGTTTGGGAACTGACTCTTGGGCTACTGCCCAAGCACGTGCGCACGCTTCTCCTGAGTGCGACGGTTGGCAACTCCATGGCGTTCACCAGTTGGTTGCGAAACGCCCACGGTCGGAATCTACAACTGGTGCAAGGAACTGAGCGAAAGGTGCCGCTGCAATACGAGTGGGTGGAAGATGAACTGCTGAATGAATTTTGCGAGAAAATCTCGGCAGGTGATGACGAGGAACGCCGCACCCCTTCGTTGCTGTTTTGCTTCAGTCGATCGCTGTGCTGGACGAATGCGGAAATGCTGAAAGGCAAATCGCTGATCGACAAAGCTCGCCAAAAGGAACTGGCTGACATTCTCAACGCAGCGGACTTCACCAACGGCGTCGGACCAAAGCTCAAGCAAATCCTGATGCGAGGAGTCGGGGTCCACCACGCCGGGATCTTGCCTCGATATCGCCGGATCGTCGAAGAGTTGTTTCAAAAGAAGCTGCTCAGTATTTGTGTGTGCACCGAAACTCTGGCAGCGGGAATTAACTTGCCCGCGCGTAGCGTCGTGTTGCCATGCTTGTTGAAAGGACCGCGTGACAAAAAGAAATTGGTCGACATCGCATCGGCGCAACAAATTTTTGGTCGTGCCGGACGTCCGCAGTTCGATGATCGAGGTTATGTCTATGCGTTGGCTCACGAGGATGATGTCAAAATCAACCGTTGGCGTGAAAAGTACGATTCCATTCCGGAGGACACCAAAGACCCCGGGTTGATGAGGGCCAAGAAGCAACTGAAGAAGAAAATGCCCAAACGCAGAGCGGGCGAATCGTACTGGACGGAGACTCAGTTCGAACAATTGCAAGTCGCGAAATCGGCGGACCTGTCCAGTCGCGGAAAAGTCCCTTGGCGATTGCTTGCGTATCTGTTGTCCAAAGATCAGAGCGTCCAGCCCATTCGTGAACTGGTGGGCCGAAGGTTGATGACACCTGCCCAGATCGAAGTGGCGCAAAAGGATCTCAATCGAATGTTGATCACGATGTGGTCGGGCGGCTACATCGAGTTGCAACCGCTGCCACGCATTGCTGCTGAACGCAAACCAACGCCGAAGGGTACCAAGCCCGGTCAACCGAAATCGGAACAGGTCGATCCCAAGCCAGCCGCGACCGGCGGGTTGTTTGGCGAACTGCTGGACGAAATGCGGGCGGCGGAACCGGAGGCACCACCCGAGCAAGCAGCCGAAGAAGCTCAACCACTCGACGACGCGGAAGCTCTCGCGAAACGCGGGTATGAGTTGGAGGACTATCGACCGGAAACTGCCAATCCGACGGTTCGGCTCGAGCGGTTGGTCCAGTTGAAAAGTGTCAATCCGTTGTTTGGTGTTTTCATGGCGGATCAATTGGCGGACGCCGATGATCAAGAACGGATCGCCGTTTTGGAAAGCATGTTGGAAGTGCCGGGTTCAGTGGCGAAGTTTGCTCGGATGCCGTCCTACGACATGGTTCCGCCTGGACAATTGGCTCAAACCCGTTTGGACGCTTTGTTGCTGCAGCGAGGGCTGGCGACGATCGAAGAACTCGGTGGCGGTCAAGAAGAAGAGGAGGAAGAGGTCAAGGACCGGGGATTCGGGCGAGTGATGTTCGAAGAACCTCGAGTGTGGCCGCTCACCATTGGCGAAAAACTATTGCGGCTGTTTCGCGATGAATTTTCCAAAGTCGATGACGTGCGGGTCCGTCCGGTTTGGATTGTGGGTGAATTGCTTGAGTTCGGTGGCGACTTCAATAAGTATGTCACGGCACGCAAACTTCAAAAGGAAGAAGGGATCCTGTTCCGACACTGCCTGAGGATGATCCTGTTGTGCGACGAAATGGCAAACGTCCCTCCCAAAGGAACCACGGTCGAAACCTGGGAGGATTGGCTGGACGACATCGCTGATACGCTGACCGAGGCTTGTCGGAAAATCGATCCACAAAGCACCGATGAAACACTGAGTCAGTCTGAGTCGCCTTTGACGGACGACTTGACCGGCGGTCGCCGCAATGTCGGCAAGAAAGAATACAAGCTAACGCCCAGCGAATTAGCTGAGGATGAGGAACAAACGACACCATGA
- a CDS encoding PAS domain-containing sensor histidine kinase, translated as MNNSNSIASGTPPKKSKNAHDAQRRVRWLSATAVCSGVLFFAIATALLNWHEDSRTKADLIEAQVNDARLAMSRVTVSRNKEWTELLSDSAVTTDAPLVHLGNHWHEELLLVQSTCDSLNAALDFQGDERLQIKAAPLKEWNNRAEIWKRRQIYLTAMSERRFSELDRTLVDLLQTADKKRGIHRLNLALGLRSHLSNQPKPIAEIMRDCAGSTLTNQLSGDIKQLRFNLSQLIATPNVDDLTDMSQNHIRPILLRLKASTEELGKSKVIDEVESTIFDPMTDHIEPRKSPGSFTDHLPGLLALQFALAESRSERERLVELAAEHASMFDEQRNKLALAGAKQKNRYSESFAKTLKTVWGVNLASGAILGLIFLILTRKVSKDIAMQVDAIDHTATELANEQLLLGSVLSNLPIPLFWKDQMGCYQGCSRSFAQWMGLTSEADIVGKTDAELPWEIGTREHKIALESSIMRYGIPIKNQEMAKHRSDGRSFVVLASKTPLRNLEDKSVGLVGAYIDITERKAAEERLNGLAKIQAECPSEIYVFSTHNLELLELNHAACQNLLVDETGYRGKGLPDFLDATNAKKLKKHLQPIIQGDAVEVEYESTHQRTDGTTYPVHVRTLTIEHESKQVFVACATDMTSYKKLENKLAQAQKLESIGQLAAGIAHEINTPMQCIGGNIDFLQEHSGRLLAVVDTFQELLKMSPESREKRIETALEMLKENRLNFIRSQFPMAIEETSTAASRVVEIVRAMRVMSHPGSQAKSDTDINALIHDASILSRNRWKCVASVELSLASDLPIIGALPAELSQVFLNLIINAADAIGETLNDDSIELGEIDVTTRFDDNHVYIEIRDNGPGMSDEVKAKAFEPFFTTKEVGKGTGQGLSITYDVITKLHQGTVEIQSELGEGTLFTLSLPRETKQTDSSTNAIAVAPMPMPAIDAPIALS; from the coding sequence TTGAATAATTCAAACTCTATCGCAAGCGGCACGCCCCCCAAGAAGTCAAAGAACGCCCACGATGCTCAACGTAGAGTTCGCTGGCTGAGTGCAACAGCGGTTTGCAGTGGCGTTCTGTTCTTTGCCATCGCGACCGCCTTGTTGAACTGGCACGAAGACAGCCGAACCAAAGCAGATTTAATCGAAGCTCAGGTCAACGATGCGAGGCTAGCAATGAGCCGAGTGACGGTCAGCCGAAACAAAGAGTGGACGGAGCTGCTGTCGGATTCGGCCGTTACGACCGACGCACCCTTGGTTCACCTGGGCAATCATTGGCACGAAGAATTGCTGCTGGTCCAAAGCACTTGCGATTCTCTCAACGCTGCCCTTGATTTCCAGGGCGACGAACGGCTGCAGATCAAAGCTGCACCGTTGAAGGAATGGAACAACCGGGCAGAAATCTGGAAGCGTCGACAAATCTATCTGACAGCAATGTCGGAACGACGTTTCTCGGAGTTGGACCGCACGCTCGTCGATTTGTTGCAAACCGCTGACAAAAAACGGGGCATACACCGCCTCAATCTGGCGCTTGGGTTGCGGAGCCATCTTTCGAACCAGCCAAAACCCATCGCGGAGATCATGAGGGATTGCGCCGGTTCGACGCTCACCAATCAGCTCAGCGGTGATATCAAGCAACTACGTTTCAATCTCAGCCAATTGATAGCGACTCCCAATGTCGATGACTTGACCGATATGAGTCAAAACCATATTCGCCCTATTTTGTTGCGGTTGAAGGCATCAACCGAAGAGCTCGGGAAATCGAAGGTAATCGACGAAGTCGAATCGACCATTTTTGATCCGATGACGGATCACATCGAACCAAGGAAATCACCCGGCTCCTTCACCGATCATTTGCCCGGACTCCTGGCATTGCAGTTCGCTCTCGCTGAAAGCAGGTCCGAGCGTGAGAGACTTGTCGAACTCGCAGCTGAGCACGCTAGCATGTTCGATGAGCAACGAAACAAGCTTGCTTTGGCAGGCGCAAAACAAAAAAACCGATACTCGGAAAGCTTTGCAAAAACACTCAAGACCGTTTGGGGAGTCAACCTCGCATCCGGAGCAATTCTAGGACTGATCTTCCTCATTCTCACGCGAAAGGTGTCGAAAGACATCGCAATGCAGGTCGATGCGATTGATCACACGGCAACCGAGTTGGCAAACGAGCAGCTCTTGCTGGGCTCGGTGCTTTCCAATTTGCCGATCCCGCTCTTCTGGAAAGACCAAATGGGTTGCTACCAGGGATGCAGTCGCTCTTTCGCTCAATGGATGGGGCTGACCTCCGAAGCGGACATTGTCGGAAAAACCGACGCTGAACTTCCCTGGGAAATCGGAACTCGCGAGCACAAGATTGCCTTGGAAAGTTCGATCATGCGTTATGGGATTCCCATTAAGAACCAAGAGATGGCAAAGCATCGTTCGGACGGGAGGTCCTTCGTCGTGCTCGCCAGTAAAACGCCACTACGCAACCTGGAAGACAAGAGCGTTGGTCTGGTGGGCGCCTACATTGACATCACGGAACGCAAGGCTGCAGAAGAACGACTCAATGGGTTGGCAAAAATTCAAGCCGAATGTCCCAGCGAGATCTACGTGTTTAGCACGCACAACCTTGAACTACTGGAACTCAATCACGCCGCCTGTCAAAACCTGCTGGTGGATGAAACCGGGTATCGCGGAAAAGGCCTTCCTGACTTTCTTGACGCGACAAACGCAAAGAAACTGAAGAAGCATCTGCAGCCCATCATCCAGGGCGATGCCGTTGAAGTGGAATACGAATCAACCCACCAACGAACCGACGGCACGACCTACCCGGTTCACGTCCGAACGCTCACCATCGAGCACGAATCCAAACAGGTGTTCGTTGCCTGTGCAACGGACATGACGAGCTACAAAAAGCTTGAAAACAAACTTGCTCAAGCTCAGAAGCTGGAGTCGATTGGGCAACTTGCCGCTGGCATTGCTCACGAAATCAACACTCCAATGCAGTGCATCGGAGGCAACATTGATTTCCTGCAAGAACACTCCGGTCGTCTACTTGCTGTCGTCGACACCTTCCAAGAACTGCTGAAGATGAGCCCGGAGAGCAGGGAAAAAAGAATTGAGACTGCTCTCGAGATGCTGAAAGAAAATCGTTTGAACTTCATACGTTCGCAGTTCCCGATGGCGATCGAAGAGACATCAACAGCCGCCAGCCGAGTTGTCGAAATTGTGCGGGCAATGAGAGTGATGTCGCACCCCGGGTCGCAAGCCAAAAGCGACACGGACATCAATGCTCTCATTCATGACGCAAGCATCCTCAGTCGCAATCGATGGAAATGCGTCGCTTCGGTGGAGCTGTCGCTCGCGAGTGATCTACCAATAATCGGTGCCTTGCCCGCTGAACTCAGCCAGGTCTTCCTGAATCTAATCATCAATGCGGCGGATGCGATTGGTGAAACACTGAACGACGATTCAATCGAACTAGGCGAGATCGATGTCACCACCCGATTCGACGACAATCACGTCTATATAGAAATCAGGGACAATGGTCCAGGAATGTCAGATGAGGTCAAAGCCAAAGCCTTTGAACCATTTTTCACGACGAAAGAGGTCGGCAAAGGAACCGGGCAAGGGTTGTCCATCACTTACGACGTCATCACCAAACTGCATCAAGGGACGGTCGAGATCCAAAGTGAACTCGGCGAAGGAACCCTGTTCACTCTGTCCCTTCCGCGAGAGACAAAGCAAACTGATTCTTCGACAAACGCCATCGCGGTAGCACCGATGCCCATGCCGGCCATCGACGCTCCGATCGCACTCTCTTGA
- a CDS encoding ABC transporter substrate-binding protein has protein sequence MSTALSGPAAELGINMRHGILAAFGEPETRKALPSTQLELIALDDGYEPARTAPNMHQLTGVHNVLTVVGNVGTPTAITAIPIAQKSNTPFFGAFTGASVLRTQDSSNLVINYRASYAEETAAMVDALVAKGIRADEIGFFTQNDSYGDDGFFGGLAAIRRHQPVKVSSVPHGRYRRNTSQVEEGLADLLMHQPLPKAVIMVGTYEPCSKLVRLARMNDFNPQFLAVSFVGADALQRSLGDMANGIIATQVVPHFDSDLRLVRDYRRAMQTYNSELPLSFVSLEGYIVGRILIKAVASIQGEVSRKAIAEALQRLGQFDIGLGSPLTLGPDDHQASKKVWPVLIGADGSQSLVWEELSIE, from the coding sequence ATGTCGACCGCTTTGAGCGGGCCGGCAGCGGAACTCGGTATCAATATGCGGCATGGAATTCTCGCCGCATTCGGCGAACCGGAGACAAGGAAGGCACTTCCTTCCACGCAACTGGAACTCATTGCCCTCGATGATGGGTACGAACCGGCCCGCACCGCCCCCAACATGCATCAACTCACTGGTGTTCACAATGTTCTAACCGTGGTTGGCAATGTTGGAACGCCCACCGCCATCACAGCCATCCCGATCGCACAGAAGTCAAACACGCCGTTCTTTGGCGCCTTCACGGGAGCCAGCGTTTTGAGAACACAGGATTCCAGCAACCTCGTTATCAACTACCGAGCCAGCTATGCAGAAGAAACGGCCGCCATGGTCGACGCTTTGGTGGCGAAAGGAATCCGAGCAGACGAGATTGGCTTTTTCACTCAAAACGATAGCTACGGCGACGACGGATTCTTTGGTGGTCTGGCCGCGATCCGCCGGCACCAGCCAGTCAAAGTATCGAGCGTTCCACATGGTCGCTATCGCCGAAACACGTCACAAGTTGAAGAGGGACTCGCCGATCTGTTGATGCATCAGCCTCTTCCGAAAGCGGTCATCATGGTAGGGACCTATGAACCCTGTTCGAAGTTGGTCCGCTTAGCACGCATGAATGACTTCAATCCTCAATTCTTGGCTGTATCGTTCGTTGGTGCCGATGCACTCCAACGATCTCTCGGTGACATGGCCAACGGGATCATCGCGACGCAAGTGGTTCCACACTTCGATAGCGATCTGCGGTTGGTCCGTGACTACCGTCGTGCGATGCAGACCTACAATTCCGAACTGCCGCTGTCGTTTGTGTCGCTGGAAGGTTACATCGTCGGACGCATCTTGATCAAAGCGGTTGCATCGATCCAAGGGGAAGTCAGCCGCAAAGCGATTGCGGAAGCCCTGCAAAGGCTCGGACAATTTGACATAGGCTTGGGCAGCCCCCTGACTCTCGGTCCAGACGACCATCAAGCCAGCAAAAAGGTTTGGCCTGTCTTGATTGGCGCCGATGGCAGCCAATCACTCGTATGGGAGGAGCTGTCCATTGAATAA